A single window of Pseudarthrobacter psychrotolerans DNA harbors:
- a CDS encoding ATP-binding cassette domain-containing protein, protein MTAAGEGAGSGTAGLTIETQGLTKRFGHQLAVDNVALAVPHGAVFGFLGPNGSGKTTTIRMLLGLAAASAGTVRVLGLPMPQRLHEVLPRVGALVEGPAFYPFLSGTANLHRLDAAGRHAAPATRTARVAAALERVGLSHAAGKRVHAYSLGMKQRLGIANALLSPRELLVLDEPTNGLDPQGTREVRSLVRSLAADGATVFVSSHLLAEVEQICTHAAIMSAGRLVAQGPLAELRQAGETRIRLLTPDAGTASEVLLRLGMSPGTGTPEPDGDVLTAVAAASRLEAPEDIVAELVAAGVRVRGFSVERESLEERFVALTGEGFDIAQ, encoded by the coding sequence GTGACCGCGGCCGGGGAGGGTGCCGGGAGCGGGACAGCCGGGCTGACCATCGAGACCCAAGGCCTGACCAAGCGTTTCGGCCACCAGCTGGCGGTCGACAACGTGGCCCTCGCCGTGCCCCACGGTGCCGTGTTCGGATTCCTTGGCCCCAACGGTTCCGGCAAGACCACTACCATCCGGATGCTGCTGGGCCTTGCCGCGGCGTCGGCCGGAACCGTCAGGGTCCTGGGCCTGCCGATGCCGCAGCGCCTGCACGAGGTCCTGCCGCGGGTTGGCGCCCTGGTGGAGGGGCCGGCGTTTTATCCGTTCCTTTCCGGCACCGCCAACCTGCACCGGCTGGACGCCGCCGGCCGGCATGCGGCGCCCGCTACCCGGACCGCCCGCGTTGCTGCCGCGCTTGAGCGGGTGGGTCTCTCACACGCCGCCGGCAAGCGGGTCCACGCCTACTCCCTGGGCATGAAGCAGCGGCTGGGGATCGCCAACGCGCTGCTGTCGCCGCGGGAACTGCTGGTGCTTGATGAGCCCACCAACGGATTGGACCCGCAGGGAACACGGGAAGTGCGGAGCCTGGTGCGGTCACTGGCCGCCGACGGCGCCACCGTCTTTGTCTCCAGCCACCTCCTCGCCGAGGTGGAACAGATCTGCACGCACGCGGCCATCATGAGCGCCGGACGGCTGGTGGCCCAGGGGCCGCTGGCGGAGCTCCGCCAGGCCGGCGAGACGCGGATCCGCCTGTTAACGCCCGACGCCGGGACAGCCAGTGAGGTCCTGCTGCGGTTGGGCATGTCCCCGGGAACCGGAACGCCTGAACCGGACGGGGACGTGCTGACCGCCGTCGCGGCTGCGTCCCGGTTGGAGGCGCCGGAGGACATTGTGGCGGAGCTCGTGGCGGCCGGGGTTCGGGTCCGGGGTTTTTCCGTGGAACGGGAGAGCCTGGAGGAGCGCTTTGTTGCGCTGACGGGGGAGGGGTTCGACATTGCCCAATAG
- a CDS encoding ABC transporter permease → MLVALAAIPVLIALAVRLSSSVPPGRGPAFLDRISQNGLFVAVTAMLVSVPLFLPLTIGVVAGDTIAGEASLGTLRYLLVAPAGRVRLLLVKYAGALAFCIAAPVTVAVAGAAIGASLFPVGPVTLLSGDVVQPPEAALRLVLIAAYLAVSLAGLSAIGLFLSTLTVVPVGAMAATVVLSVVSQVLDQLPQLEWLHPWLFTHYWFGFADVLRQPVLWDSFASNALLQAGYAAVFGALAYGRFVTKDVLS, encoded by the coding sequence ATGCTGGTGGCCCTTGCCGCGATACCGGTGCTGATCGCCCTCGCCGTCCGGCTTTCGTCATCCGTTCCTCCCGGGAGGGGACCGGCCTTCCTGGACCGGATCAGCCAAAACGGGCTGTTTGTGGCGGTCACGGCGATGCTGGTCTCCGTGCCGCTGTTCCTCCCCCTGACCATTGGCGTGGTGGCGGGCGATACCATCGCAGGCGAGGCGAGCCTGGGCACGCTGCGCTACCTGCTGGTAGCGCCGGCCGGGCGCGTGCGCCTGCTGCTGGTGAAGTACGCCGGAGCGCTGGCGTTCTGCATTGCCGCGCCCGTCACGGTTGCCGTGGCCGGCGCCGCGATCGGGGCGTCGCTGTTCCCCGTTGGGCCGGTGACGCTCCTGTCCGGCGACGTCGTCCAGCCCCCGGAGGCCGCGCTGCGCCTGGTCCTCATTGCTGCGTATCTTGCGGTGTCCCTGGCCGGACTCTCGGCGATCGGCCTCTTCCTGTCCACCCTGACGGTGGTCCCGGTGGGCGCGATGGCCGCCACGGTGGTGCTGTCGGTGGTCTCCCAGGTGCTGGACCAGTTGCCGCAGTTGGAATGGCTGCACCCTTGGCTGTTTACACACTACTGGTTCGGCTTCGCTGACGTCCTGCGGCAGCCGGTGCTGTGGGACTCTTTTGCCAGCAACGCGCTGCTGCAGGCGGGCTACGCGGCGGTGTTCGGGGCGCTCGCCTATGGCCGGTTTGTCACTAAGGACGTGCTGTCCTGA
- a CDS encoding C40 family peptidase encodes MSKVGAPYFYQYGGSGPNGFDCSGLVQTAFAAAGKYLPRTAAQQYATAPVHVPISQARRGDLLVWGSAPGFYHVAIYLGNGQVVQALNSDDGIGVTQLSWMAGMQLHPYAARY; translated from the coding sequence ATGTCCAAGGTGGGGGCGCCGTACTTCTACCAATACGGCGGCTCCGGCCCGAACGGCTTCGACTGCTCCGGCCTCGTGCAAACGGCCTTCGCCGCCGCGGGCAAGTACTTGCCGCGCACGGCTGCGCAGCAGTATGCGACAGCCCCCGTTCACGTTCCGATCTCCCAGGCACGGCGCGGCGACCTGCTGGTCTGGGGCTCAGCCCCGGGCTTCTATCACGTGGCCATCTACCTGGGGAACGGCCAGGTGGTGCAGGCGCTGAACTCGGACGATGGCATCGGCGTGACCCAGTTGAGCTGGATGGCCGGGATGCAGCTCCACCCTTACGCAGCCCGCTACTGA
- a CDS encoding cation diffusion facilitator family transporter, whose translation MGHDHSHTHGITATGRHRKRLIAVLAITLTVVVVQVVGAALSGSLALLADAGHMLSDAAGVTIALLAAWIAGRPASDQRTYGYQRAEVLAALANALILIVISVVIFTEAIRRIGSAPEVHTDIMLFAAILGAVANLVSLLILRGAHQDSLNVRGAYLEVLGDLLGSVAVIVAALVIMFTGYQAADTIASVLIALMILPRAWSLLRDVVDVLLEATPKGVEVQMIREHILSVEGVVDVHDIHIWTITSGVPVFSAHVVVEDGVLNARGADQLLDKLTTCLGSHFDTEHCTFQLEPASHSEHESRQHA comes from the coding sequence ATGGGACACGACCACAGCCACACGCACGGGATCACGGCGACAGGCCGGCACCGCAAACGGCTCATCGCCGTCCTGGCCATCACCCTGACGGTGGTGGTTGTCCAGGTGGTGGGCGCGGCGCTGTCCGGTTCTCTGGCCCTGCTGGCGGATGCGGGCCACATGCTCTCCGATGCGGCAGGGGTGACCATCGCGCTCCTGGCTGCCTGGATCGCTGGACGCCCGGCGAGCGACCAGCGGACCTACGGCTACCAGCGCGCCGAAGTCCTGGCCGCCCTCGCCAACGCGCTGATCCTGATTGTCATCTCGGTGGTCATCTTCACCGAGGCCATCCGACGGATCGGCTCCGCGCCCGAGGTCCACACCGACATCATGCTCTTCGCCGCCATCCTGGGCGCGGTGGCCAACCTGGTCTCGCTGCTGATCCTGCGCGGCGCACACCAGGACAGCCTGAATGTCCGGGGCGCCTACCTTGAAGTGCTCGGCGACCTGCTGGGCTCAGTTGCCGTCATCGTTGCTGCCCTGGTCATCATGTTCACCGGCTACCAGGCCGCCGACACCATCGCCTCCGTGCTCATCGCCCTGATGATCCTGCCGCGGGCCTGGAGCCTGCTGCGCGATGTGGTGGACGTCCTGCTGGAGGCGACCCCCAAAGGCGTGGAGGTGCAGATGATCCGCGAGCACATCCTTAGCGTTGAAGGAGTGGTTGACGTCCATGACATCCACATCTGGACGATCACCTCCGGCGTGCCGGTGTTTTCGGCCCACGTGGTGGTGGAGGACGGCGTCCTTAATGCCCGCGGTGCCGACCAGCTCCTGGACAAGCTCACCACCTGCCTGGGCTCCCACTTTGACACGGAGCACTGCACTTTCCAGCTGGAGCCTGCCAGCCACTCGGAGCACGAATCGCGCCAGCACGCCTGA
- a CDS encoding metallopeptidase family protein: MPANLPPGLPIIPDGPQESGPFEMSADDFEAAVTDALGLIPAKLAAAMDNVAVFVEDDYVPGPGEDPDTVLLGLYEGVPLTERDSWWDAGSLPDRITIFRQPILDICGSRDEVIQEVAVTVVHEIAHHFGIDDRRLHELGWD; encoded by the coding sequence ATGCCCGCCAACCTGCCGCCCGGCCTGCCCATCATCCCGGATGGCCCGCAAGAGTCCGGTCCGTTTGAGATGTCCGCTGACGATTTCGAAGCCGCCGTCACGGATGCCCTCGGCCTGATCCCTGCCAAGCTTGCGGCGGCCATGGACAACGTGGCGGTGTTTGTCGAGGACGACTACGTGCCAGGCCCGGGCGAAGATCCGGACACCGTTCTGCTGGGCCTTTACGAGGGTGTTCCCTTGACGGAGCGGGATTCATGGTGGGATGCCGGTTCGCTGCCGGACCGGATCACCATTTTCCGCCAGCCCATCCTGGACATCTGCGGGTCCCGCGACGAGGTGATCCAGGAAGTGGCTGTGACGGTGGTCCACGAGATCGCCCACCACTTCGGCATCGACGACCGGCGGCTGCACGAGCTCGGCTGGGACTAG
- a CDS encoding class I SAM-dependent methyltransferase, with protein sequence MSVRHRLFAATYDTLSASVERRELAPRRARLLSGLTGTVVDVGAGTGANVRHFRHAERVILVEPDRYMRARLSKRLGESSVPVEVYDADAEHLPLPDGTADAVVFTLVLCSVPDQRLALMEARRVLKPGGTLAVLEHVRGQGRAARWQDRLDGLWGRCVAPGCHLNRNTVASIGEAGFEFTEVSRLEAPAVALATPIIAGTAVPRPAVR encoded by the coding sequence ATGTCTGTCCGCCATCGCCTTTTTGCCGCCACTTACGACACGTTGTCGGCCTCTGTGGAGCGCCGGGAGCTCGCGCCTCGCCGTGCGCGGCTGCTTTCCGGGCTGACCGGAACCGTGGTGGACGTCGGCGCAGGCACCGGGGCCAACGTGCGGCACTTCCGCCACGCTGAGCGGGTAATCCTCGTGGAACCGGACCGCTACATGCGGGCCAGATTGAGCAAACGTCTGGGGGAGTCCTCGGTTCCCGTGGAGGTATACGACGCCGATGCGGAGCACCTGCCGCTGCCGGACGGCACAGCTGACGCCGTCGTGTTCACCCTGGTTCTTTGCTCGGTGCCGGATCAGCGGCTTGCCCTGATGGAGGCCCGCAGAGTGCTCAAACCCGGCGGGACCCTCGCGGTGCTCGAACATGTCCGCGGACAGGGCCGGGCCGCCCGCTGGCAGGACAGGCTGGACGGTTTGTGGGGCCGTTGCGTGGCGCCCGGGTGCCACCTCAACCGGAACACGGTGGCATCCATCGGCGAAGCAGGGTTCGAGTTCACGGAAGTCAGCAGGTTGGAGGCCCCGGCGGTTGCCCTGGCCACGCCGATCATCGCGGGGACGGCAGTGCCGCGGCCGGCGGTTCGCTGA